A region from the Marinobacter sp. SS13-12 genome encodes:
- a CDS encoding cation:proton antiporter family protein, which yields MPEAIWISFAFALGLLVKAVGLPPLVGYLAAGFVLSGIAAATGIAVEATDVLAHIAHLGVLLLLFTVGLKLKLRSIVSAEVIGGSLLHFGITCLVFTPGLYLLMELDWQTAFILAIALSFSSTVLAAKVLETKRELRAFHGRVAIGILIMQDLIALVVMSLAAGQTPSQWALIVFGLPLLRPLLFKLLDASGHDELLVLLGLLLALVIGGLGFEAIGLSSELGALVFGAMLASHPRSQELAKSLWSVKEVFLVGFFLQIGIGGLPDGEALVFAVVAAIVLPLKGLLFFFLLLLFRLRARSGFLSSLSLTNYSEFGLIVASVALPEWLVPLAITVSLSFVISAPVNRYAHSLYERWSGSLVKFESQTHHPDEQPISLGNTRVLVMGMGRTGTAAYDWLRESEAEIIGLDSDPAKTQKHQEAGRNVVFADAEDNTFWQGLHMPQVEAVILAMNDIEGKVIAARMLRRKGFTGYIVAHTMYADEAKKIREAGADEAYLTMSETGVALASHLQDQLHAIPSQTAGTT from the coding sequence ATGCCTGAAGCCATCTGGATCTCTTTTGCCTTTGCCCTCGGCCTGCTGGTCAAGGCCGTTGGCCTGCCTCCGCTGGTAGGCTACCTGGCCGCGGGTTTCGTGCTCAGCGGTATCGCGGCCGCCACCGGCATTGCCGTTGAAGCAACCGATGTGCTGGCGCACATCGCCCACCTGGGCGTGCTGCTGCTTCTGTTTACCGTCGGTCTGAAACTGAAGTTGCGCTCCATTGTAAGCGCCGAGGTCATCGGCGGAAGCCTGCTGCACTTTGGCATCACGTGTCTGGTCTTCACACCGGGCCTTTACCTGTTGATGGAGCTGGACTGGCAAACGGCCTTCATACTGGCCATCGCCCTCTCTTTTTCCAGCACGGTGCTGGCAGCCAAGGTACTGGAGACCAAGCGCGAACTGCGGGCATTTCATGGTCGCGTCGCCATCGGCATCCTGATCATGCAGGACCTGATCGCACTGGTGGTGATGAGCCTGGCCGCCGGCCAGACGCCGTCCCAGTGGGCGCTGATCGTGTTTGGCCTGCCGCTGCTGAGACCCTTGCTGTTCAAGCTGCTGGACGCCAGCGGCCATGATGAGCTGCTTGTTCTTCTGGGATTGTTACTGGCACTGGTTATCGGCGGGTTGGGCTTCGAAGCGATCGGGCTGAGCTCGGAGCTGGGTGCCCTGGTGTTTGGCGCCATGCTGGCCAGTCATCCCCGTTCCCAGGAGCTGGCAAAGTCACTCTGGAGTGTGAAGGAAGTTTTCCTGGTGGGTTTCTTCCTGCAGATTGGTATCGGCGGTCTGCCTGATGGCGAGGCACTGGTGTTCGCGGTGGTCGCCGCGATCGTCCTGCCACTGAAAGGCCTGCTGTTCTTCTTCCTGCTGTTACTGTTCCGGCTGCGAGCACGAAGTGGTTTCCTCAGCTCTCTGTCGCTGACCAATTACAGTGAGTTCGGTCTGATTGTCGCCAGTGTTGCCCTGCCAGAATGGCTGGTTCCCCTTGCGATTACGGTGTCGTTGTCTTTTGTGATTTCCGCACCGGTTAATCGCTACGCTCACTCCCTTTACGAACGCTGGTCCGGTTCCCTGGTGAAGTTTGAAAGCCAGACCCATCACCCGGACGAGCAACCCATTTCTCTCGGCAATACCAGGGTTCTGGTCATGGGCATGGGAAGAACCGGGACAGCTGCCTATGACTGGCTGCGGGAATCCGAAGCGGAGATAATCGGGCTGGATTCAGACCCGGCGAAAACACAGAAACATCAGGAAGCAGGCCGCAATGTGGTCTTCGCCGATGCCGAAGACAATACCTTCTGGCAGGGACTGCACATGCCACAAGTAGAGGCGGTTATCCTTGCCATGAATGACATCGAGGGTAAAGTGATCGCAGCGCGAATGTTGCGCCGCAAGGGGTTTACCGGTTACATCGTGGCCCACACCATGTACGCCGATGAAGCTAAAAAAATCCGCGAGGCAGGTGCTGATGAGGCCTATCTCACCATGAGCGAAACCGGTGTGGCACTGGCCAGCCACCTCCAGGATCAACTGCACGCCATACCGTCACAAACCGCGGGGACAACCTGA
- a CDS encoding alpha/beta fold hydrolase yields MTARPVFPVIALLISTLLLSACSRHSLYDNAIRWERSGAGLEASRIQVDDMTIAYLSNVEPVAGETIVLIHGFGANKDNWTRLAGELTDEFNVYAIDLPGHGDSSKALDLGYRFEDQVGHLSKILAALDIDKPHIMGNSMGGAITALYAATFPDQVRTAVLFDPAGIFKYDSELVELIVEGDNPLIPSKEGDFKRLIDFALEKKPFVPWPIYEVMEERAIANRDVNQVIFAAIRDSGYEPDFRTAITRIDVPVLVIWGMEDRVINYRNADVFVEQIPDARKVLLEGVGHAPMVEVPEESAQLFREFLVETR; encoded by the coding sequence ATGACAGCCAGACCTGTTTTTCCCGTGATCGCGCTGCTGATCAGCACCCTGTTGCTCAGTGCCTGTTCCCGTCACAGCCTGTACGACAACGCCATCCGTTGGGAGCGCTCCGGAGCCGGACTTGAGGCATCCCGTATTCAGGTGGATGACATGACCATCGCGTACCTGAGCAACGTGGAACCGGTGGCCGGAGAAACCATCGTACTTATCCACGGCTTTGGCGCCAACAAGGACAACTGGACCCGGCTGGCAGGGGAACTGACCGATGAGTTCAACGTATACGCGATCGACCTGCCCGGCCATGGCGACAGCAGCAAAGCGCTGGACCTGGGATACCGCTTTGAAGATCAGGTAGGCCACCTATCGAAAATCCTTGCAGCCCTGGATATCGATAAACCCCATATAATGGGTAACTCCATGGGCGGCGCCATTACCGCGCTCTACGCAGCCACCTTTCCGGACCAGGTACGTACCGCTGTTCTGTTCGACCCTGCCGGCATCTTCAAGTATGACAGCGAGCTGGTGGAGCTGATAGTGGAGGGGGACAACCCCCTGATTCCATCCAAAGAGGGCGATTTCAAGCGCCTGATTGACTTTGCTCTGGAGAAGAAACCCTTTGTTCCCTGGCCGATTTACGAGGTGATGGAGGAACGGGCCATCGCCAACCGCGACGTCAATCAGGTGATCTTCGCTGCTATCCGCGACAGCGGATACGAACCCGATTTCCGCACTGCCATCACCCGAATAGACGTCCCTGTGCTGGTCATCTGGGGCATGGAAGACCGGGTGATCAACTACCGTAACGCCGATGTGTTCGTTGAGCAGATTCCCGATGCCCGCAAAGTTCTGCTGGAAGGCGTGGGGCATGCACCCATGGTGGAGGTTCCGGAGGAATCGGCACAGCTGTTTCGTGAGTTTCTGGTTGAAACACGGTAG
- a CDS encoding TonB-dependent receptor → MPTPFSRNLLALAVISASLPAMAQEQSLSELVIIGDDASASALPGSAHVVSNDDLETMKYTDIHKAVREVPGVYLKEEDGYGLRPNIGIRGSGSGRSSKITLMEDSVMIAPAPYSAPAAYYSPTFGRMNGIEVLKGPDLLRYGPYTVGGAINLRSTPIPSSEAGHVTAEISENAGKRIHSWYGNSTDTAAFVIETFQEETNGFKELRQSNRDTGFEKQDYVAKARFNSDASADVYHQLDLKFQYSEELSNETYLGLTDEDFRRDPNKRYFLSRLDNMDNRHKGYSARHLVELTEDLSLTTTLYRNEFKRNWFKGNFNSLIEAANNGDQTAYNQLQGTEPVGPFTLTNGAREYLSQGIEVKADYGLTLAGMRHDITLAARVHEDEADRFQPKDRYEQVINNGRPAFEFVEQIAPTGGDNRIDEAEALNLFVADRIAINPDLTVTALLRYEDIETSQTRWSTTQRTSASDTETASNDTSELLPGLGATYRLSPTVTLIGGVHRGMAPAGSGGTNVEPELSTNFEAGARYNDGALRAEAIAFYSNYENTVRNCSIANPCSVGNQTIDSGTVSEGESEIQGLELLASYEFTLANGLTAPLQATWTYTDSEVTKDSDDGSVLKGDNLADLPENVAAVRAGLRGGDLWDAYVNVSYVDETCTDNTCGRSGTDNTFRKTDDYTVVDLSGSYALNPSTRVYAKVDNVLDDQEIVSRSPHGARPNLPRTAYVGISVDF, encoded by the coding sequence ATGCCAACACCCTTTTCCCGAAACCTGCTGGCGCTGGCCGTTATTTCCGCCTCGCTTCCCGCCATGGCCCAGGAACAGAGCCTGAGCGAACTGGTAATTATCGGTGACGATGCGTCCGCATCTGCCCTGCCGGGTTCCGCTCACGTCGTCTCCAACGATGACTTGGAAACCATGAAGTATACGGATATTCACAAGGCCGTACGTGAGGTGCCGGGTGTCTACCTGAAGGAAGAAGATGGCTACGGCCTGCGCCCGAACATCGGCATCCGTGGTTCCGGGTCCGGCCGTTCTTCCAAGATCACCCTGATGGAAGACAGCGTGATGATCGCCCCTGCCCCCTACTCGGCGCCGGCCGCCTACTATTCACCAACGTTCGGCAGAATGAACGGTATCGAGGTTCTGAAAGGTCCGGACCTGCTCCGTTACGGCCCGTACACCGTAGGCGGCGCGATCAACCTGCGGTCGACACCGATTCCCTCGTCCGAAGCCGGCCATGTAACGGCAGAGATCTCGGAAAATGCAGGCAAGCGCATTCACAGCTGGTATGGCAACAGCACTGACACCGCCGCCTTCGTGATCGAAACCTTCCAGGAAGAAACCAACGGTTTCAAGGAACTGCGGCAATCCAACCGCGACACCGGCTTTGAAAAGCAGGACTATGTCGCCAAGGCACGCTTCAATTCCGACGCCTCGGCTGACGTCTACCACCAGCTCGACCTGAAGTTCCAGTACAGCGAAGAACTGAGCAACGAAACCTATCTCGGTCTGACCGATGAAGATTTCAGGCGCGATCCGAACAAGCGTTACTTCCTGTCCCGGCTCGACAACATGGACAACCGCCACAAGGGCTACTCTGCAAGGCACCTGGTAGAGCTGACTGAAGACCTGTCATTGACCACCACGCTCTACCGTAACGAGTTCAAGCGCAACTGGTTCAAGGGCAACTTCAACAGCCTGATCGAAGCGGCCAACAATGGCGACCAGACCGCCTACAACCAGCTTCAGGGAACCGAACCGGTCGGTCCTTTCACGCTGACCAATGGCGCCCGTGAATACCTGTCCCAGGGCATTGAAGTGAAAGCCGACTACGGCCTCACTCTGGCGGGAATGCGCCACGACATTACCCTTGCTGCCCGCGTGCACGAGGATGAAGCGGACCGCTTCCAGCCCAAGGACCGCTATGAGCAGGTCATCAACAACGGCCGTCCGGCCTTCGAATTTGTTGAACAGATCGCGCCCACCGGCGGCGACAACCGCATCGACGAAGCCGAGGCCCTCAACCTGTTTGTGGCAGACCGGATTGCCATTAACCCGGACCTGACAGTAACAGCCCTGCTGCGCTATGAGGATATCGAAACCTCACAGACCCGCTGGAGCACAACGCAGCGCACATCCGCCAGTGATACTGAAACCGCCAGCAACGACACCAGCGAACTGTTGCCCGGCCTCGGCGCCACCTATCGCCTGAGCCCGACGGTTACCCTGATCGGTGGTGTACATCGTGGTATGGCGCCAGCCGGCTCTGGCGGTACCAATGTGGAGCCGGAACTGAGCACCAACTTCGAGGCCGGAGCCCGGTATAACGACGGCGCGCTGCGTGCCGAAGCCATCGCCTTCTACAGCAATTATGAAAACACCGTGAGAAACTGCTCCATCGCCAACCCCTGCAGCGTTGGTAACCAGACCATCGATTCCGGAACCGTCAGCGAGGGCGAATCGGAGATCCAGGGCCTTGAGCTTCTGGCTTCCTATGAGTTCACCCTGGCCAACGGCCTGACGGCACCGCTGCAGGCCACCTGGACTTACACTGACTCCGAAGTCACCAAAGACAGCGATGACGGTAGCGTGCTGAAGGGCGACAACCTGGCGGACCTGCCGGAGAATGTCGCGGCTGTACGTGCCGGCCTCAGGGGCGGAGACCTCTGGGATGCCTACGTCAATGTCTCCTACGTTGATGAAACCTGTACCGACAACACCTGCGGCCGCTCCGGTACTGACAACACTTTCCGCAAAACCGACGACTATACTGTTGTGGACCTCTCCGGCAGCTATGCCCTGAATCCGTCTACCCGTGTGTATGCCAAGGTGGATAACGTGCTTGATGACCAGGAAATTGTCTCCCGCAGCCCTCACGGAGCACGCCCTAACCTGCCCCGGACGGCCTATGTCGGTATCAGCGTTGATTTCTGA
- a CDS encoding HAMP domain-containing sensor histidine kinase, with amino-acid sequence MKPRFSLVGRYSFISLTLMIGSVAVLSALYTAVSDSVNERLAGERLEAQVAGNANRLTNFIENRVYQLETLSTHPSMPLYLAYSEGVPEGVRELVRVEADSPDLYGILFFDSGNNLLEVVPGQAASGSPYWNREGWSLAGLPVVDFGISDIIGPWLPDTGGPAWLLIRQPLRTGAEQAVQGSIALHVRLASLTELMRTENLAGVLRPFLRTPTGELLDATGNLQATVPKDLRTGPEVLPGWRIDYVVSAGEILSPLRNAQLGLYALAGVLALGTVLLFWALARSLRRRVARLTEGAEAFASGDLHFRLQAPKNDKDEIDVLAHAFNAMADRLQEMIQRTVQAEKMAVLGEFATGVAHEVRNPLATIKLTVQALEKREPDKQRRELLVSVEDEIDRLNRVVGDLLDYGRPVPGEAQQVEIRKIFRHASVLTSGLADSRQVTVSATGDSSLTIHASPDQIIQCLVNLVANAVHACKPGGVVHLRACRNGHRLTVEVTDNGCGMSPETLRRVTEPFFTTRSDGTGLGLSITRQLIEINEGEMDIRSLPGQGTTVVVTLPAGKSGNLTTGR; translated from the coding sequence ATGAAACCCAGATTCAGTCTGGTTGGCCGTTATTCTTTCATTTCCCTGACCCTGATGATTGGTTCTGTCGCGGTACTCAGTGCGCTGTACACCGCAGTGTCGGATTCGGTTAACGAACGGCTCGCTGGCGAGCGTCTTGAAGCACAGGTTGCCGGTAACGCTAACCGGCTAACCAATTTCATCGAAAATCGGGTTTATCAGTTGGAAACACTGTCTACCCACCCTTCCATGCCATTGTATCTGGCCTACAGCGAGGGGGTTCCCGAAGGTGTCAGGGAACTGGTGCGGGTAGAGGCCGACTCACCAGATCTTTATGGCATCCTGTTTTTTGATAGTGGCAACAACCTGTTGGAAGTGGTTCCGGGCCAGGCCGCTTCCGGAAGCCCCTACTGGAACCGTGAAGGCTGGTCGCTGGCGGGGCTACCCGTTGTCGATTTCGGTATCAGTGACATTATCGGACCGTGGCTGCCGGATACCGGTGGCCCGGCCTGGCTGCTCATACGCCAGCCACTGCGGACCGGGGCAGAGCAGGCAGTGCAGGGCTCAATTGCCCTGCATGTGCGGCTGGCATCACTGACTGAACTGATGCGTACAGAAAATCTGGCCGGGGTGTTGAGGCCGTTCCTGCGTACGCCCACCGGCGAACTGCTGGATGCCACGGGTAACCTTCAGGCAACGGTGCCCAAAGACCTGCGTACCGGTCCGGAAGTATTGCCCGGCTGGCGTATTGACTATGTGGTTTCTGCGGGCGAGATCCTGAGTCCGTTGCGTAACGCCCAGTTGGGACTATACGCCCTGGCCGGGGTATTGGCCCTGGGAACGGTGCTTCTGTTCTGGGCACTTGCCAGAAGCCTGCGTCGGCGGGTCGCCCGGTTGACGGAGGGGGCCGAAGCCTTTGCCTCCGGCGACCTGCACTTTCGTTTGCAGGCTCCCAAAAATGACAAGGACGAAATCGACGTTTTGGCACACGCCTTCAACGCCATGGCAGACCGCTTACAGGAAATGATTCAGCGCACCGTCCAGGCGGAGAAAATGGCGGTGCTCGGGGAATTCGCCACGGGTGTTGCCCATGAGGTGCGTAATCCGTTGGCCACCATCAAGTTGACAGTTCAGGCTCTGGAGAAGCGCGAGCCGGACAAGCAGCGCCGGGAATTGCTGGTGTCAGTCGAGGATGAAATTGATCGCCTTAATCGTGTCGTCGGAGACCTGCTGGATTATGGCCGGCCAGTGCCGGGGGAAGCCCAGCAGGTGGAGATCCGTAAAATTTTCCGCCATGCCTCGGTACTTACCTCAGGGCTGGCGGACAGTCGTCAGGTGACAGTCAGTGCCACAGGCGATTCAAGCCTTACGATTCATGCCAGTCCGGACCAGATCATTCAATGTCTCGTCAATCTGGTGGCCAATGCGGTTCACGCCTGTAAGCCGGGAGGGGTGGTGCACCTCAGAGCCTGTCGCAATGGTCATCGTCTGACGGTGGAGGTTACCGATAACGGTTGCGGTATGTCCCCGGAAACTCTCAGGCGTGTAACCGAGCCATTCTTTACCACCCGCTCCGACGGTACAGGGCTCGGCCTGAGTATTACCCGTCAGCTTATCGAGATCAATGAAGGGGAAATGGATATTCGCAGCCTGCCGGGCCAGGGAACAACAGTGGTTGTAACCCTGCCTGCCGGCAAGAGTGGTAACCTGACAACAGGCCGATAA
- a CDS encoding sigma-54 dependent transcriptional regulator, whose product MRLNILIVDDEKSFVRSLTFALQEAGYSTNCAHTGEDALAILERGLPDLMLLDLRLPGKSGMEILDETVRLYPDVPVVMISAHGDTRAAVQAVKAGATDYLTKPFALDELLHLVDSVTERNRMRDELAYHRSRAASSSGLMGDSDAMQQLWQKVQRIAASSAGRILLLGESGTGKALVAKAIHEHSPRASEAFVEINCAALPEQLIEAELFGAEKGAYTGAHQKRAGLVALAHNGTLFLDEIGELPLSLQAKFLHFLENGDYRPVGGGASATSDVRVIAATNRSLEAEVRNGHFREDLYFRLNVIELTIPPLRDREDDVCKLLEMFIESQAREEGCRPITMLPETLARLSAYNWPGNVRELRNLIERLTILYPGQLIRPHQLPGEFLAASTPPADQHHASASFDQQLQQTERQLLLDALEKNGGRKGKAAEHLGLSRHAFKRRLQKLGMD is encoded by the coding sequence ATGCGCCTGAACATCCTGATCGTTGATGACGAAAAGAGTTTTGTGCGGTCTTTGACCTTCGCACTGCAAGAGGCCGGATACAGTACTAACTGTGCTCATACCGGGGAGGATGCGCTGGCCATCCTTGAACGGGGTCTCCCCGACCTGATGCTGCTGGATTTGCGGCTGCCAGGTAAGAGTGGCATGGAAATTCTGGACGAAACGGTCCGCCTGTACCCGGATGTGCCGGTGGTGATGATTTCGGCTCATGGTGATACGCGGGCAGCTGTACAGGCAGTGAAGGCCGGCGCCACGGATTACCTGACCAAACCATTTGCCCTGGATGAGTTGCTCCACCTGGTTGACTCGGTCACTGAGCGCAACCGGATGCGTGATGAGCTGGCCTACCATCGCAGCCGGGCTGCCTCGTCTTCCGGCCTGATGGGCGATAGTGACGCCATGCAGCAGCTGTGGCAGAAGGTGCAACGGATAGCGGCCAGCAGCGCTGGCCGTATTCTTTTGCTGGGTGAATCAGGAACCGGTAAAGCCCTTGTGGCGAAGGCCATTCACGAACACAGCCCCCGGGCCTCCGAAGCCTTTGTCGAAATTAACTGCGCGGCCCTGCCAGAGCAGCTCATTGAGGCAGAACTCTTCGGCGCCGAAAAAGGGGCATACACAGGCGCCCACCAGAAACGGGCCGGTCTTGTGGCGCTGGCGCATAACGGCACTTTATTCCTGGATGAGATCGGGGAGCTACCGCTCTCTCTGCAGGCCAAGTTCCTGCATTTCCTTGAAAACGGTGACTACCGCCCTGTGGGCGGCGGCGCCAGCGCAACGTCAGATGTCCGGGTGATTGCGGCGACTAATCGATCGCTGGAAGCGGAGGTCCGTAACGGGCACTTCCGGGAGGACCTGTATTTCCGGTTGAACGTTATCGAGCTTACCATTCCCCCATTGAGGGACCGGGAGGACGATGTTTGTAAGCTGCTGGAAATGTTCATCGAATCCCAGGCGCGGGAAGAGGGCTGCCGACCCATCACCATGCTGCCTGAAACGCTTGCCCGCCTGAGCGCCTACAACTGGCCAGGTAACGTACGGGAGCTGCGAAACCTGATAGAGCGACTCACCATTCTCTATCCGGGGCAGTTGATTCGCCCTCATCAATTGCCCGGTGAATTTCTGGCCGCCAGCACGCCACCGGCCGATCAGCATCACGCCAGTGCATCCTTTGATCAGCAGCTACAGCAGACCGAGCGTCAGCTGTTGCTGGATGCCCTTGAGAAAAACGGCGGCCGCAAGGGAAAAGCCGCTGAACACCTGGGGTTGTCCCGGCACGCCTTCAAGCGTCGTTTGCAGAAGCTGGGCATGGATTGA
- a CDS encoding ABC transporter substrate-binding protein produces the protein MPGLNTRLYQTVPTLLHRFWYCQRPWQFWLAAIVLLASGALRAEAPAQPSTPPVGRVELGAEDSHADATVACMYPMTGRSASFGRDSIVAIQLALEELSSDPDAPRLRVIVDDSRSKASFAVRMAEDFIQNDDANILCGMVSSGVGMAVSRLAKQRKIIMVGTDHASSRASLEEGHRYYFRVSSDTWYSHAAGARYLAELQEKNGWRKLAFLGPDYEYGRVAWRDLRQAMNQNNTRYEVTGTYWPKLYEPDYSLYIQSLLESPPDVLVVSLWGGDFIAFLEQARTTQLFSRMRVANFDAGGDYETLVSLKDDPPEGLILSARHHVNWPDTEQNRRFVTRFHELSGRYPSYSAQGAYAGMLAIARAISIAGDVTDTDAMIEALEGLEIPLPKDPEGYVSYIDPDTHQIVQAQAIGTPVANDQYPPAQVMLGNWTVYDAESLKPSPALVKKRRGEPGG, from the coding sequence TTGCCGGGACTGAACACCCGCCTGTACCAGACAGTACCGACCCTTTTGCACCGCTTCTGGTATTGCCAGCGGCCATGGCAATTCTGGTTGGCAGCAATTGTGTTGCTGGCCAGTGGCGCTCTCCGTGCCGAAGCGCCGGCCCAGCCATCGACTCCACCGGTGGGCAGGGTAGAGCTTGGGGCGGAAGACAGCCATGCCGATGCCACTGTTGCCTGCATGTACCCAATGACAGGCCGTTCCGCCAGCTTTGGCCGGGACAGCATCGTAGCCATCCAGCTTGCTCTCGAAGAACTCTCCTCTGACCCTGATGCTCCGCGCCTGCGGGTGATTGTGGACGATTCCCGCTCCAAGGCATCGTTCGCGGTGCGGATGGCTGAGGACTTCATTCAGAACGACGATGCGAACATTCTCTGCGGCATGGTCAGCTCTGGCGTGGGGATGGCCGTAAGCCGATTGGCGAAACAGCGCAAGATCATAATGGTGGGGACCGACCACGCGTCTTCACGAGCCTCCCTCGAGGAGGGGCATCGCTACTATTTCCGTGTATCGAGTGACACCTGGTATTCACACGCAGCCGGTGCCCGTTACCTGGCAGAACTGCAGGAGAAAAACGGTTGGCGGAAACTTGCCTTCCTGGGGCCGGATTATGAATACGGTCGGGTCGCCTGGCGCGATCTCAGGCAAGCCATGAATCAGAACAACACCCGCTACGAGGTAACCGGTACTTACTGGCCCAAGCTGTATGAACCGGACTATTCGCTTTACATCCAGTCACTATTGGAGTCCCCGCCGGATGTGCTGGTGGTTTCTCTCTGGGGCGGGGATTTCATTGCTTTTCTGGAGCAGGCTCGTACCACGCAATTGTTCAGCCGCATGCGTGTGGCCAATTTTGATGCCGGTGGAGATTACGAAACCCTTGTCAGCCTGAAGGATGATCCACCGGAAGGGCTCATTCTGTCTGCACGCCACCACGTGAACTGGCCGGATACGGAACAGAACCGCCGGTTTGTTACCCGCTTTCATGAGTTATCCGGCCGTTATCCGAGTTATTCCGCCCAAGGCGCTTACGCTGGCATGTTGGCCATCGCAAGGGCGATCAGTATTGCCGGCGATGTCACGGATACCGATGCCATGATCGAGGCTCTGGAAGGGCTCGAAATCCCCCTGCCCAAAGATCCGGAGGGGTACGTTTCCTACATTGATCCGGACACCCATCAGATTGTTCAGGCCCAGGCGATCGGAACACCGGTGGCCAATGATCAATACCCACCGGCCCAGGTCATGTTGGGCAACTGGACCGTTTACGATGCTGAATCCCTGAAACCGTCCCCCGCTTTGGTGAAAAAGCGACGCGGTGAACCCGGTGGCTGA
- a CDS encoding ABC transporter substrate-binding protein yields MKNSNQRPIWQKTLLGTATSVAMASVGVMGMAATASAEESFKVGFVTFLSGGASGPFGVPAAQGADIVIKAINEGSLPAPYDTKGVNGLTLESVVVDEAGGPTKQVEEYRNLVQRQDVDAVIGYISSGDCLAIGPVAEEMKMFTIAFDCGTSRLFQEIEDPQYMFRTGLDAVADNVGAARYLAETRPDAVRIAGIQQNYAWGQDSWQDFTLAMEQLMPEAEIVNNQTPQLFQGSYSTEISALQTQRPDIVHSSMWGGDMESFTAQANVRGLLSQATAILTTGESGLHRFDGQAPNGTILGGRGPFGGFMPENDLSEWFTEAYVAEHGTPPSYPASKAAQAVLALKFAADNSGADGVPSSEQLAEALKGAEFESVSGTVRMALAGGHQALQPMSYGEYHFENGEAELRNVRSYPGECVSAPDGYNAQQWIKEGFPGVDCN; encoded by the coding sequence ATGAAAAATTCCAATCAACGTCCCATCTGGCAAAAAACGCTTCTGGGTACCGCAACGTCTGTGGCCATGGCATCGGTCGGTGTCATGGGTATGGCAGCAACCGCCAGTGCCGAGGAATCCTTTAAAGTGGGTTTCGTGACCTTCCTCTCCGGTGGTGCCTCGGGGCCATTTGGCGTGCCTGCTGCCCAGGGGGCGGACATTGTCATCAAAGCGATCAACGAAGGCAGTCTGCCCGCTCCTTACGACACTAAAGGCGTTAATGGCCTGACGCTCGAATCCGTCGTCGTCGATGAAGCGGGTGGTCCTACCAAGCAGGTTGAAGAGTACCGAAATCTGGTTCAGCGCCAGGACGTCGATGCAGTGATCGGTTATATCTCATCCGGCGACTGCCTGGCGATCGGGCCGGTGGCTGAAGAGATGAAGATGTTCACCATCGCTTTCGACTGCGGTACCTCCCGTCTGTTTCAGGAGATTGAAGATCCACAGTACATGTTCCGTACCGGCCTCGACGCAGTCGCGGATAACGTGGGGGCGGCACGGTATCTGGCGGAAACCCGCCCTGATGCCGTCCGGATTGCTGGTATCCAGCAGAACTACGCCTGGGGCCAGGATTCCTGGCAGGATTTCACCCTCGCCATGGAACAGCTGATGCCCGAAGCCGAAATCGTCAATAACCAGACGCCACAGCTCTTCCAGGGCAGCTATAGCACTGAGATTTCCGCACTCCAGACCCAGCGTCCGGATATTGTCCACTCTTCCATGTGGGGCGGCGATATGGAGTCTTTCACCGCTCAGGCAAACGTCCGTGGTCTGCTGTCGCAGGCAACCGCGATTCTGACCACTGGTGAATCCGGCCTGCACCGTTTTGACGGTCAGGCACCCAACGGCACCATTCTGGGTGGGCGTGGTCCATTCGGTGGTTTCATGCCGGAAAATGACCTGAGCGAATGGTTTACCGAAGCTTATGTCGCCGAGCATGGCACACCTCCAAGCTATCCGGCCTCCAAGGCTGCTCAGGCCGTCCTGGCCCTGAAATTCGCTGCCGATAACTCCGGCGCCGATGGTGTGCCCAGTTCAGAGCAACTGGCAGAAGCGCTGAAAGGCGCCGAGTTCGAATCGGTTAGCGGCACCGTACGCATGGCCCTGGCTGGTGGCCACCAGGCCCTGCAGCCAATGTCTTACGGTGAATACCATTTCGAGAATGGTGAGGCTGAACTGCGCAATGTCCGGTCTTACCCGGGTGAGTGCGTGTCTGCTCCGGATGGGTACAACGCCCAGCAATGGATCAAGGAAGGCTTCCCGGGAGTCGACTGTAACTGA